One part of the Marinobacterium rhizophilum genome encodes these proteins:
- a CDS encoding DUF4197 domain-containing protein produces the protein MTHLRFLSTPILVASLFGASMSTQADWKDVLNKAQETITQGQDTNSTSPTDAAISGLSSSDITGGLKEALIQGSRSAVESLGTEGGFLDNPAVRIPLPSQLQLVEKGLRVTGQGALADNFITSMNRAAEQAVPLASDLFVDTIREMSVEDARGILQGPDDAATAYLRAKNGDKLNTLMRPIVAEATDKVGVTSAYKNMSANAGMLGTVPGLDALDLDTYVTEQATDGLFAMIAAEEKRIRENPVARSTDLLKKVFSSAM, from the coding sequence ATGACACATTTACGCTTTTTATCGACCCCCATCCTTGTGGCAAGTCTGTTTGGTGCGTCCATGAGTACGCAGGCGGACTGGAAAGATGTGCTGAACAAGGCGCAGGAAACCATCACGCAGGGCCAGGATACGAATAGTACATCTCCGACCGATGCCGCCATTTCGGGCCTGTCCAGCAGCGATATTACCGGCGGCCTCAAGGAGGCCCTTATCCAGGGATCCAGAAGCGCGGTTGAATCGCTTGGAACCGAAGGCGGCTTTCTGGATAACCCGGCGGTGCGGATTCCCCTGCCATCACAGCTGCAGCTTGTCGAAAAAGGCCTGCGCGTGACCGGCCAGGGTGCTCTGGCCGACAACTTTATCACGTCGATGAACCGTGCCGCCGAACAGGCTGTGCCACTGGCCAGCGACCTGTTTGTCGATACCATTCGAGAGATGTCGGTTGAGGATGCCCGCGGCATACTGCAGGGGCCGGATGATGCCGCGACAGCGTACCTGCGGGCCAAAAACGGCGACAAGCTCAATACGCTAATGCGCCCCATCGTGGCTGAGGCTACCGACAAGGTGGGTGTCACCAGTGCCTATAAAAACATGTCCGCCAATGCCGGCATGCTGGGGACTGTGCCAGGGCTGGATGCCCTTGATCTGGATACCTATGTCACCGAACAGGCTACCGATGGCTTGTTTGCCATGATTGCGGCCGAGGAAAAACGCATTCGGGAGAACCCGGTGGCCCGCAGTACGGATCTGCTGAAAAAGGTCTTTTCCAGCGCAATGTAG
- a CDS encoding adenylate/guanylate cyclase domain-containing protein, which produces MQIMGITLRHSLKARMIAGILLVSLPVVIGLAVVSYLLSAGILQRMAIDRFAVIAEQREREIYTFMTNQADIVRKIAAVDELRDAISALRQLSPRSAQYQPAYMAMADTLFRSTFLDYGSAAATDLTGLMLLSQDEGEVFFSTNPDQEGDVHATAPFFLEGREHTYIQPVYPAPDTRLPTLTVATPLTGRNGEPLGVLAAQIRVPVLVDIVSQRTGLGRTGESYLVDTGHRFLSMARFGTQAYPKGARSLGIDTAIQGKSGAGLYLNYAGQSVIGSYRWLPSLGVALLTEIRVSEALQPATRLGWLMLLLGLLAVGLLALGTFFIARQIARPILAVNAATRKIAAGDLSVRSPVLTDDETGVLAQNFNRMIDRLEGTLADLAAEQQKSEHLLLNILPAPIAARLKQGEGTIADSFAEVTILFADIVNFTPMSANLEAVELVSLLNEIFSEFDRLSEERGLEKIKTIGDAYMVGAGLPIERTDHARVIAEMALDMLDVISVFNRRHQSDLHMRIGINTGPVVAGVIGTRKFIYDIWGDAVNIASRMESQGVEGCIQVTEATWQYLRDDYQFDDRGLINIKGRGRMHTYMLRARKHRQPAPSVPG; this is translated from the coding sequence CGTGGTTTCCTACCTGCTGTCCGCCGGTATCCTGCAGCGCATGGCCATCGACCGCTTTGCCGTGATTGCCGAGCAGCGGGAGCGCGAGATCTATACTTTCATGACCAACCAGGCGGATATCGTGCGCAAGATTGCCGCGGTAGATGAGCTCCGGGATGCCATCAGCGCCCTGCGCCAGCTGTCCCCCAGAAGTGCGCAGTATCAGCCAGCCTATATGGCCATGGCCGATACGCTGTTTCGATCCACCTTCCTCGATTATGGCTCTGCCGCCGCCACCGACCTCACCGGCCTGATGCTGCTGAGCCAGGACGAGGGAGAGGTTTTCTTTTCAACGAATCCTGACCAGGAGGGAGACGTTCATGCGACAGCCCCGTTCTTTCTCGAAGGACGCGAGCATACCTACATCCAGCCGGTGTATCCCGCCCCCGATACCCGGCTGCCAACCCTCACGGTCGCCACGCCACTGACCGGGCGCAATGGCGAGCCACTGGGCGTGCTGGCCGCCCAGATCCGGGTGCCGGTGCTGGTCGATATCGTCAGCCAGCGCACTGGCCTTGGCCGTACCGGCGAATCTTACCTGGTGGATACCGGCCACCGTTTCCTGTCGATGGCGCGCTTTGGTACCCAGGCCTACCCCAAAGGCGCCCGCAGCCTGGGTATCGACACTGCGATACAGGGCAAAAGCGGCGCCGGGCTCTATCTGAACTACGCCGGTCAGTCGGTGATTGGCAGTTATCGCTGGCTGCCCAGTCTTGGGGTGGCGCTGCTCACCGAGATCCGTGTCAGTGAGGCGCTGCAGCCGGCCACACGGCTCGGCTGGCTGATGCTGCTCCTGGGTTTGCTGGCGGTGGGATTGCTGGCCCTGGGGACCTTTTTCATCGCCCGGCAAATTGCGCGGCCGATCCTGGCCGTCAATGCCGCCACACGGAAAATCGCCGCCGGCGACCTGAGTGTGCGCAGCCCGGTCCTGACCGACGATGAAACCGGTGTGCTGGCACAGAACTTCAATCGCATGATCGACCGGCTGGAGGGCACCCTGGCGGACCTTGCCGCCGAACAGCAGAAATCGGAGCACCTGCTATTGAACATACTGCCGGCGCCCATCGCTGCACGGCTGAAGCAGGGCGAGGGCACCATCGCCGACAGCTTCGCCGAGGTCACCATCCTGTTTGCCGATATCGTCAACTTCACCCCCATGTCGGCCAACCTGGAGGCGGTGGAGCTGGTCAGCCTGCTGAACGAGATATTCTCCGAGTTCGACCGCCTGAGCGAAGAACGGGGGCTGGAAAAAATCAAGACCATCGGTGATGCCTATATGGTCGGCGCCGGGCTGCCAATCGAGCGCACCGACCATGCCAGGGTCATTGCCGAAATGGCGCTGGACATGCTTGATGTCATCAGCGTCTTCAACCGGCGCCACCAGAGCGACCTGCACATGCGCATCGGCATCAACACAGGCCCGGTGGTGGCGGGCGTCATTGGTACCCGCAAGTTCATTTACGACATCTGGGGCGACGCGGTCAATATCGCTTCGCGGATGGAGTCACAGGGTGTGGAGGGCTGCATTCAGGTCACCGAAGCCACCTGGCAATACCTGCGCGACGACTACCAGTTCGACGACCGCGGGCTGATCAATATCAAGGGCAGGGGGCGGATGCACACCTATATGTTGCGCGCACGCAAGCATCGCCAGCCCGCACCCAGCGTACCCGGTTAG
- a CDS encoding gamma-glutamylcyclotransferase, whose protein sequence is MSANTVEANRNRFRFDDQAAVWLFGYGSLIFKADFPYIERRGAAITGWSRRFWQGSHDHRGTLEAPGRVVTLIESAGSDCKGMAYLVSPEVFEQLDFREKNGYLRFCTDMTFDDCTQARGLVYIATPDNSAFLGPASESEIARQIAAAAGPSGPNADYLLHLAESLRHLGDHDAHVFEIETQLRLALA, encoded by the coding sequence ATGTCTGCCAATACCGTTGAAGCCAACCGCAACCGCTTTCGTTTTGACGACCAGGCAGCCGTATGGCTGTTCGGCTACGGTTCCCTGATTTTCAAGGCGGACTTTCCCTATATTGAGCGGCGCGGCGCTGCTATCACCGGCTGGTCACGTCGTTTCTGGCAGGGCTCCCACGATCACCGGGGTACACTCGAGGCGCCTGGGCGGGTCGTCACCCTGATTGAAAGCGCGGGGTCAGACTGCAAGGGCATGGCCTACCTGGTGTCGCCTGAGGTGTTCGAGCAGCTGGATTTTCGAGAAAAGAATGGTTATCTGCGCTTTTGCACCGACATGACCTTCGATGACTGTACCCAGGCCCGGGGGCTGGTGTATATCGCCACGCCCGACAACAGCGCGTTTCTGGGGCCCGCGAGCGAAAGCGAAATTGCACGGCAGATCGCCGCTGCTGCCGGCCCCAGCGGGCCCAACGCAGACTACCTGCTGCACCTGGCAGAATCCCTGCGACACCTTGGAGACCATGACGCCCACGTATTCGAGATTGAAACCCAGCTGCGCCTGGCGCTGGCGTAA
- a CDS encoding histone deacetylase family protein produces MTTAYISHNDCALHDMGASHPESPQRLQAISARLSDSGLLQRLDCLTPAPIQREQLALAHPEPYIRELEALQPRRGHSYADPDTALNPHSLHAARLAAGAVLLGTERILGGSCQNAFCAVRPPGHHAEQVSAMGFCLFNNVALGVEWALQHSDIERVAVLDFDVHHGNGTVDIFKDRPEVLVCSSFQYPFYPFRYQDIQRSHIVHTPLPAGTVSSAFRQAIERDWLPALARHRPDMIFISAGFDAHRADPLGQLQLEDEDFHWITGLIGEAANRYAGARLLSVLEGGYDLPALGRCAEAHVKALLEAR; encoded by the coding sequence ATGACCACGGCCTATATCAGTCACAACGACTGCGCGCTGCATGACATGGGAGCCAGTCACCCCGAAAGCCCGCAGCGGCTGCAGGCCATCAGCGCCCGGCTGAGTGACAGCGGCCTGCTGCAACGGCTTGACTGCCTGACACCCGCACCCATCCAGCGGGAGCAGCTCGCACTGGCTCATCCGGAGCCTTACATTCGTGAGCTCGAGGCGCTGCAGCCACGCCGGGGGCACAGCTACGCCGACCCGGATACGGCCCTGAATCCGCACAGTCTCCACGCGGCACGGCTGGCGGCCGGCGCGGTGCTGCTGGGTACCGAACGGATTCTTGGCGGCTCCTGCCAGAACGCCTTTTGCGCCGTGCGCCCGCCTGGGCACCACGCCGAGCAGGTCAGCGCCATGGGCTTTTGCCTGTTCAACAACGTGGCGCTTGGGGTGGAGTGGGCGCTGCAGCACAGCGATATTGAACGCGTTGCGGTGCTGGATTTTGATGTACACCACGGCAACGGCACCGTGGATATTTTCAAGGACAGGCCCGAGGTTCTGGTGTGCTCCAGCTTCCAGTATCCCTTCTATCCGTTTCGGTACCAGGACATTCAGCGATCCCATATCGTGCATACACCGCTCCCGGCGGGCACCGTTAGTAGTGCATTTCGACAGGCCATCGAGCGCGACTGGCTGCCGGCGTTGGCACGGCACCGCCCTGACATGATCTTTATTTCCGCCGGTTTCGATGCCCACCGGGCCGACCCGCTCGGGCAGCTGCAGCTGGAAGACGAGGACTTCCACTGGATTACCGGCCTGATCGGGGAGGCGGCCAACCGTTACGCCGGCGCACGCCTGCTGTCGGTGCTGGAAGGCGGCTATGATTTACCGGCACTGGGACGCTGCGCCGAGGCTCATGTAAAGGCATTGCTCGAGGCCCGCTAA
- a CDS encoding MFS transporter, whose amino-acid sequence MTPEQQQGFYDNNPQARWLVLVSVCLVLFLAALTLSAVNIAVPAIARDLQADAVAVSWIPTALLWGTTVLLLPAGRVADILGRKKVYLIGVSGFSLASVLVLAAATIEILLLIRVLQGLASALVFATGMAIISAVFANANRGAALGITSSAVYLGLTCGPLAGGWLTEWLGWRSVFWAPVPFMLLAWLLAVRYIRGDWKSTTKARLDWKGSLIFAAWLSAVFIGMSGLPDPAHFGWIGLGAVLLVWFVKQQEKAAHPLVRLSVLRENRVFFRSITASFLMYGANFPIIFLLSLYLQYIHQMSPSVAGQLILIQTGVMVVLAPIAGRLSDRYEPRIIATLGCLCYSLGFGVLFWLDTDTPVALIITALTLLGIGFGLFSTPNNNAAIGAVPADRLSIATALLNLSRTLGNMAGMAVVMMLFSWLLGNAEITPEQYPALIWVTRLAVGLSCLYALVAGYYSLTRGRVHVRTRVE is encoded by the coding sequence ATGACGCCGGAGCAACAACAAGGCTTTTACGACAATAATCCGCAGGCACGCTGGCTGGTGCTGGTCAGTGTTTGCCTGGTGCTGTTTCTGGCCGCGCTGACCCTGTCTGCGGTCAATATTGCCGTCCCGGCCATCGCCCGGGACCTGCAGGCCGATGCTGTCGCCGTGAGCTGGATACCCACCGCGCTGCTCTGGGGCACCACTGTATTGCTGCTGCCGGCCGGTCGTGTGGCCGATATCCTGGGCCGAAAAAAGGTCTACCTGATCGGGGTATCCGGTTTCAGCCTCGCGTCGGTCCTGGTGCTGGCCGCAGCAACGATCGAGATTCTGCTGCTGATAAGGGTGCTGCAGGGGCTGGCCAGCGCCCTGGTTTTCGCCACCGGCATGGCGATTATCAGTGCCGTGTTCGCCAATGCCAATCGAGGTGCGGCTCTTGGGATCACCTCGTCGGCGGTCTACCTGGGGCTCACCTGCGGCCCGCTGGCCGGGGGCTGGCTGACCGAATGGCTGGGGTGGCGCAGCGTTTTCTGGGCGCCGGTACCCTTCATGCTGCTGGCCTGGCTGCTGGCAGTGCGATACATCCGCGGTGACTGGAAAAGCACTACCAAGGCTCGGCTGGACTGGAAGGGCAGCCTGATCTTCGCGGCCTGGCTTAGCGCGGTCTTTATCGGCATGTCCGGGCTGCCCGACCCCGCCCATTTTGGCTGGATCGGGCTGGGTGCAGTACTGCTGGTCTGGTTCGTGAAACAGCAGGAAAAGGCCGCGCATCCCCTGGTGCGGCTAAGTGTGCTGCGTGAAAACCGGGTCTTCTTCCGCTCTATCACCGCCAGTTTTTTGATGTATGGCGCCAACTTTCCCATTATCTTTTTGCTGAGCCTGTATTTGCAGTATATCCACCAGATGTCACCCAGCGTTGCAGGTCAACTGATCCTGATTCAAACCGGGGTCATGGTCGTACTGGCGCCGATTGCCGGCAGGCTGTCGGACCGCTACGAGCCACGTATCATCGCCACCCTCGGGTGCCTCTGTTACAGCCTCGGGTTTGGCGTGCTCTTTTGGCTTGATACGGACACCCCGGTGGCATTGATTATTACAGCACTGACACTGCTGGGCATCGGCTTCGGTCTGTTCTCAACACCCAACAACAATGCCGCCATCGGCGCAGTGCCGGCGGATCGTCTGAGCATTGCCACAGCATTGCTGAACCTGTCCCGAACCCTGGGCAACATGGCAGGCATGGCGGTGGTGATGATGCTGTTTTCGTGGCTGCTGGGTAACGCGGAAATTACGCCCGAGCAGTATCCCGCCCTGATCTGGGTCACTCGCCTGGCCGTGGGCCTTTCATGCCTCTATGCCCTGGTAGCCGGCTACTATTCACTGACGCGGGGCAGGGTGCATGTGCGCACCCGAGTCGAGTAG
- a CDS encoding dehydrogenase E1 component subunit alpha/beta: MQNRAEIIDHNFVQRVLGGDLPGPVMRREPQESGPGSALLLQLFESQVMSRQLDLCSRRLQARGESFYTIGSAGHEGNAAIAAAFRPDDMAFLHYRDAAFLLQRARQAGSGNPLWDMLLSFVASSEDPISGGRHKVLGSKPLFVPPQTSTIASHLPKALGTAVSIALAQRLKHAGALPADGVVLCSFGDASANHSTALGAINSASWTGYQKHPLPLVFICEDNGIGISTATPDGWIAASFSARPGLHYLSCDGLDLLDTYRCARQAEQLARRHHRPVFLHMRCVRLLGHAGSDAQSAYLSAAQIEQAEARDPLLHSARLLIELGILRPDQVVALYQNMAAEANEMAERAIRRPRLDSAAAVMASIIPPPRTAVAVDPLAASALETLFARDKTLLAQPQPMARLLNWALAELMATHPEILLMGEDIGPKGGVYNVTGKLCERFGKHRVINTLLDEQSILGLAIGVAHNGFIPIPEIQFLAYVHNAEDQIRGEAASLSFFSNGQYSNPMVIRIAGLGYQKGFGGHFHNDNSLAVFRDIPGLILACPSNGRDAVEMLREAVRLAREEARVVVFIEPIALYMARDFLEVGDARWSFSYVPAARSTPIPLGHIGLEGEGRELAIISYGNGYYLSRQAAHDLAAQGIALRLIDLRWLVPLPADAILDAVRDCETVLIVDECRSSGSTSEALVTLLVERLKNPPRLKRLCAQDSFIALGPAATATLPSRAAIREAALALLG; this comes from the coding sequence ATGCAGAACCGGGCCGAGATCATCGATCATAACTTTGTACAGCGGGTTCTCGGCGGAGATCTTCCTGGGCCTGTGATGCGTCGCGAGCCGCAGGAATCAGGTCCTGGCAGCGCCTTGCTGCTGCAGCTGTTCGAGAGCCAGGTCATGAGTCGGCAGCTGGACCTGTGTTCGCGTCGGCTGCAGGCCCGGGGTGAATCCTTCTACACCATTGGCAGTGCCGGCCACGAGGGCAATGCAGCCATTGCCGCCGCCTTCAGACCGGATGACATGGCATTTCTGCATTACCGTGATGCGGCTTTTTTATTGCAGCGCGCGCGCCAGGCCGGCAGCGGGAACCCGCTCTGGGACATGCTGCTGTCTTTCGTGGCCTCCAGCGAGGACCCGATTTCCGGCGGGCGCCACAAGGTACTTGGCAGCAAGCCGCTGTTTGTACCACCCCAGACCAGCACCATTGCGTCCCACCTCCCCAAGGCACTGGGGACCGCGGTGAGCATTGCGCTGGCACAGCGGCTCAAGCATGCCGGCGCCCTGCCTGCCGATGGCGTGGTGCTGTGTTCCTTTGGTGATGCCTCGGCCAATCACAGTACCGCGCTGGGTGCTATCAACAGCGCCAGTTGGACCGGCTACCAGAAGCATCCGCTGCCGCTGGTCTTTATCTGTGAAGACAACGGCATCGGCATTTCCACGGCCACGCCCGACGGCTGGATCGCCGCCAGTTTCAGTGCTCGGCCGGGGCTGCATTACCTGAGCTGCGATGGCCTGGACCTGCTCGATACCTACCGTTGTGCCCGCCAGGCTGAACAGCTGGCACGGCGCCACCATCGGCCGGTGTTCCTGCATATGCGGTGCGTGCGCCTGCTGGGGCACGCCGGGTCCGACGCCCAGAGTGCCTATCTGAGCGCGGCGCAGATAGAGCAGGCCGAGGCGCGGGATCCCTTGCTGCACTCGGCCCGCCTGCTGATCGAGCTGGGCATTCTGCGGCCTGATCAGGTTGTCGCGCTGTACCAGAACATGGCGGCAGAGGCTAACGAAATGGCCGAGCGCGCCATACGCCGCCCCAGGCTCGATTCTGCCGCGGCGGTGATGGCGTCTATCATACCGCCACCCCGCACGGCGGTTGCTGTGGACCCTCTGGCAGCATCCGCCCTGGAAACCCTGTTTGCCCGCGACAAGACGCTGCTGGCCCAGCCCCAGCCCATGGCGCGATTGCTCAACTGGGCGCTGGCGGAGCTGATGGCAACCCACCCCGAGATACTGTTGATGGGTGAAGATATTGGCCCCAAGGGGGGTGTCTACAATGTCACCGGCAAACTGTGCGAACGTTTCGGCAAGCATCGCGTGATCAACACCCTGCTGGATGAGCAGAGCATCCTGGGGCTTGCCATCGGTGTGGCGCATAACGGCTTTATTCCCATTCCGGAAATCCAGTTCCTGGCCTACGTGCACAATGCCGAGGACCAGATTCGCGGCGAGGCGGCCAGCCTCAGCTTCTTTTCCAATGGCCAGTACAGCAACCCGATGGTGATTCGCATTGCGGGACTCGGGTACCAGAAAGGTTTTGGCGGCCACTTCCACAATGACAACAGCCTGGCGGTATTTCGGGATATCCCGGGGCTGATCCTGGCGTGCCCGAGCAATGGCCGTGACGCCGTCGAAATGCTGCGCGAAGCCGTACGCCTGGCGCGGGAGGAAGCCCGGGTCGTGGTATTTATCGAGCCGATCGCACTCTATATGGCGCGGGACTTTCTGGAGGTCGGCGATGCCCGCTGGAGCTTCAGCTACGTGCCGGCGGCGCGCAGTACGCCGATTCCGCTCGGACATATCGGCCTGGAGGGCGAAGGGCGGGAACTGGCCATTATCAGCTACGGCAATGGCTATTACCTCAGCCGGCAGGCGGCCCATGATCTGGCGGCGCAGGGCATTGCGTTGCGCCTGATCGACCTGCGCTGGCTTGTTCCCCTGCCGGCGGATGCGATCCTGGACGCGGTACGGGACTGTGAAACGGTGCTGATCGTGGATGAATGCCGTAGCAGCGGGTCGACCAGCGAAGCCCTGGTGACGCTGCTGGTCGAGCGCCTCAAGAACCCGCCCCGGCTCAAGCGCCTGTGCGCCCAGGACAGCTTTATCGCCCTGGGGCCGGCAGCGACGGCCACCTTGCCCAGTCGTGCCGCTATCCGCGAGGCGGCGCTGGCGCTGCTTGGCTGA